A DNA window from Arachis duranensis cultivar V14167 chromosome 3, aradu.V14167.gnm2.J7QH, whole genome shotgun sequence contains the following coding sequences:
- the LOC107478734 gene encoding uncharacterized protein LOC107478734: MADELYKKGIDGSLSRCLGQDDQNIALGEVHNEICGSHQAGKKMKWVLYRNHVYWPSMIKYCINYAKACQECQKYGSIQQIPASEFHSIIKPWLFRGWVLNLIRLIHPSLSKQHKFILVAIDYFTKWVEAVPLIEVGQNEIIDFIEEYIIHQFGIPQTLSTDQGTMFTVLPLEINLNTLRVSKQNDLPVDDY; this comes from the exons ATGGCTGATGAGTTGTATAAGAAAGGGATCGATGGGAGTTTGTCGAGATGTTTAGGTCAGGATGATCAAAATATTGCTTTGGGCGAAGTCCATAATGAGATATGTGGTTCCCATCAAGCTGGAAAGAAGATGAAATGGGTGTTGTATCGCAATCATGTGTATTGGCCATCTATGATAAAATATTGCATCAATTATGCAAAAGCATGTCAAGAATGTCAGAAATATGGTTCGATACAACAGATTCCAGCATCTGAGTTTCATTCGATAATAAAGCCATGGCTATTTAGAGGTtgggttttgaatttgattaggTTAATTCACCCTTCTTTATCAAAACAGCATAAATTTATCTTGGTAGCAATCGATTATTTTACGAAGTGGGTTGAAGCAGTTCCCCTAATAGAAGTTGGTCAAAATGAAATAATAGACTTCATTGAGGAATATATTATCCATCAATTTGGAATTCCTCAAACATTGAGCACTGATCAAGGGACTATGTTTACCG TGCTACCACTAGAGATTAATTTGAATACTTTGAGAGTATCAAAACAGAATGATTTGCCAGTTGATGATTACTAG